One window of Atribacter laminatus genomic DNA carries:
- a CDS encoding IS1182 family transposase, which yields MAYRYANRNQLQLFPSSIEDYIPLDDPVRAYDAFVEALDLEKLGLNLDPHQAGNPQYHPKVMLKLVVYGYAYGIRSSRKLERANHHNLSFIWLTSGLTPDHKTIAEFRRKNRSQLADILKQCAKMCIQLNLIEGNTLFVDGSKFKANASIKKSWDKKKIQKVLNNIDQRIATILNQCETVDEAEKGCGSLVKMDQELQDQDVLKTKVQGILKELETKKQTSLNTTDPDCTRINSLAGTHAGYSVQSVVDEKHGLILSADVVSENNDLNQFSQQINQANALLEHKCQVACADSGYASTTELAKIDQQGIKVVVPSQRQASEKIPSPFAKDQFSYDKIHDCYICPEGHTLTFSHLNKNKKNGHKHYLISAKKICLACPHYGVCTSSQHGRKVIRLANEELREKFEAQYKEPESQAIYRKRKAKVELPFGHIKRNLGVNAFLLRGLPGVKAEASLFGTCFNLVRMITLLGVTTLVSLLKEIGGKYPTSLGGIG from the coding sequence ATGGCATATCGATATGCGAATAGAAACCAACTCCAACTCTTCCCGTCGAGTATCGAAGACTACATTCCTCTCGATGATCCGGTCAGAGCCTATGATGCCTTTGTCGAAGCACTCGATCTTGAAAAGTTGGGATTGAACCTGGATCCCCACCAAGCCGGGAACCCCCAATACCACCCCAAGGTGATGTTGAAACTTGTGGTCTATGGCTATGCCTATGGGATCCGGAGTTCCCGAAAATTGGAACGAGCGAACCATCATAACCTCTCCTTTATCTGGCTGACCTCAGGGCTCACACCCGACCATAAGACCATTGCTGAATTCAGAAGAAAAAACCGCTCTCAGTTAGCTGACATCTTAAAACAGTGTGCGAAGATGTGTATCCAGCTCAATCTGATCGAAGGCAACACTCTCTTTGTTGATGGCAGCAAATTCAAAGCCAATGCCTCCATCAAAAAGAGCTGGGATAAGAAAAAGATTCAAAAAGTCCTCAACAACATCGATCAACGCATCGCCACTATCCTCAACCAGTGTGAGACGGTCGATGAGGCTGAAAAGGGGTGTGGCTCTTTGGTCAAAATGGATCAGGAATTACAAGACCAAGACGTCTTAAAGACCAAAGTCCAGGGTATCTTAAAAGAACTGGAAACCAAAAAGCAAACATCCCTGAACACCACTGATCCGGACTGTACCCGGATCAATAGTCTTGCTGGAACTCATGCCGGCTACAGCGTCCAAAGCGTCGTCGATGAAAAGCATGGTCTGATTCTCTCCGCTGATGTCGTCAGTGAGAATAACGACCTCAATCAGTTCAGCCAACAGATCAACCAAGCCAATGCACTCTTAGAGCATAAGTGCCAGGTCGCCTGTGCTGATTCCGGTTATGCCTCGACCACGGAATTAGCGAAAATTGACCAGCAAGGGATCAAAGTCGTCGTTCCCTCCCAAAGACAGGCCTCAGAAAAAATACCGTCTCCTTTTGCCAAAGACCAGTTTAGCTATGATAAGATCCATGATTGCTATATCTGCCCCGAAGGACACACACTCACCTTTTCTCATCTTAATAAGAATAAAAAAAACGGTCATAAACACTATCTGATCTCAGCCAAGAAAATCTGTTTAGCTTGTCCCCATTATGGGGTTTGTACTTCCTCTCAACACGGGAGGAAAGTCATCCGACTGGCGAATGAAGAACTCAGAGAAAAGTTCGAGGCCCAGTATAAAGAGCCTGAGTCCCAAGCAATTTACCGAAAAAGAAAAGCCAAAGTCGAGCTTCCCTTTGGACATATCAAACGTAACTTAGGTGTGAATGCCTTCCTCTTAAGAGGCCTGCCAGGAGTCAAAGCCGAAGCGTCACTCTTTGGGACCTGTTTTAACCTGGTTCGGATGATCACCCTCCTCGGGGTAACCACCTTAGTGAGTCTCTTGAAAGAGATAGGAGGGAAATATCCCACCTCTTTAGGGGGTATCGGATAA